The following coding sequences lie in one Kamptonema formosum PCC 6407 genomic window:
- the apcB gene encoding allophycocyanin subunit beta, translated as MRDAVTSLIGNYDVTGRYLDRDGIERLKSYFGTGTARVQAARVINGNAGAIVKQAGTQLFAEQPELIRPGGNAYTTRRYAACLRDMDYYLRYATYALVAGSTDVLDERVLQGLRETYNSLGVPIGPTVVGIGILKDIVNAEVAAAGIETGAFLDQPFDYMIRELSEKDI; from the coding sequence ATGCGGGATGCAGTAACCAGCCTGATTGGAAATTACGATGTGACGGGTCGGTATCTAGACCGGGATGGGATTGAGCGGTTAAAATCCTATTTTGGGACGGGTACTGCACGAGTGCAGGCAGCAAGAGTAATTAATGGTAATGCTGGGGCGATTGTTAAACAAGCTGGAACGCAGCTTTTTGCGGAACAGCCGGAACTTATTCGTCCGGGTGGAAATGCCTACACTACTCGCCGCTATGCGGCTTGTCTGCGGGACATGGATTACTACTTACGTTATGCTACTTACGCGCTGGTAGCTGGAAGTACAGATGTACTCGATGAGCGCGTGCTTCAAGGCTTGCGGGAAACTTACAATTCGCTGGGGGTTCCAATTGGACCGACGGTTGTAGGGATTGGCATTTTGAAAGATATTGTCAATGCTGAAGTGGCAGCAGCAGGAATTGAAACTGGGGCTTTCTTGGATCAACCTTTTGATTACATGATCCGTGAGTTGAGTGAGAAAGATATCTAG
- the glnA gene encoding type I glutamate--ammonia ligase, whose amino-acid sequence MFQTPQEFLNYVKENNIQIIDLKFIDTPGIWQHLSLYQDQIDETAFTDGVPFDGSSIRGWKAINESDMAMVLDPKTAWIDPFMAEPTLSVICSIIEPRTGEPYSRDPRTIAQKAVDYLITTGIGDTAFFGPEAEFFIFDDVRFDQNQHSGYYYVDSVEGRWNSGREEPGGNLGYKPRYKEGYFPVAPTDTSQDMRTEMLLTMAKCGVPIEKHHHEVATGGQCELGFRFGTLIKAADDLMTYKYVIKNVAKKYGKTVTFMPKPVFNDNGSGMHTHQSIWKDGQPLFWGDGYANLSQMALHYIGGLLKHAPALLALTNPSTNSYKRLVPGFEAPVNLAYSQGNRSASIRIPLSGGNPKAKRLEFRCPDATANPYLAFAAMLCAGIDGIKNQIDPGDSLDVDIYDLSPEELSKIPSTPGSLELALEALEKDHAFMTEPGVFTEDFINTWISYKLDNEVNPMRLRPHPYEFGLYYDC is encoded by the coding sequence ATGTTCCAGACCCCACAAGAGTTCTTGAACTACGTTAAAGAAAATAACATTCAGATCATCGACCTCAAGTTTATTGATACGCCAGGTATATGGCAGCACCTCTCGCTCTATCAAGACCAAATTGACGAAACAGCCTTCACGGACGGCGTGCCTTTTGACGGTTCCAGCATTCGTGGCTGGAAAGCGATCAACGAATCAGACATGGCGATGGTACTCGATCCCAAAACTGCCTGGATCGACCCCTTCATGGCAGAACCCACTCTCAGCGTTATCTGTAGCATCATCGAACCTCGGACTGGCGAACCTTACAGCCGCGACCCCCGCACCATTGCCCAGAAAGCTGTAGATTACCTAATTACAACAGGCATCGGCGATACAGCCTTCTTTGGCCCTGAAGCCGAATTCTTCATCTTTGACGATGTGCGCTTCGACCAAAATCAGCACAGCGGCTATTACTATGTAGACTCCGTAGAAGGTCGCTGGAACTCTGGTCGCGAAGAACCAGGCGGCAACTTAGGCTACAAACCCCGCTACAAAGAAGGTTACTTCCCCGTCGCACCGACGGATACCTCCCAAGATATGCGGACGGAAATGTTGCTAACGATGGCCAAATGCGGCGTACCCATCGAAAAGCATCACCACGAAGTCGCCACTGGCGGTCAGTGCGAACTCGGTTTCCGCTTTGGTACCTTGATCAAGGCGGCTGACGACCTAATGACCTATAAATACGTCATTAAGAACGTTGCTAAGAAGTACGGCAAAACAGTCACCTTTATGCCGAAACCGGTGTTCAACGATAACGGTTCCGGGATGCACACCCACCAGTCCATCTGGAAAGACGGCCAACCCCTATTCTGGGGTGACGGCTACGCCAATTTGAGTCAGATGGCACTACACTACATCGGTGGCTTGCTCAAGCACGCACCCGCTTTGTTGGCATTGACTAACCCCAGCACCAACTCTTACAAGCGTTTGGTTCCTGGTTTTGAAGCCCCTGTGAACTTAGCTTACTCCCAAGGAAACCGCTCTGCTTCGATTCGTATTCCTCTGTCGGGGGGCAACCCCAAGGCGAAGCGCTTAGAGTTCCGCTGTCCAGATGCAACTGCTAACCCTTATCTCGCCTTTGCAGCAATGCTTTGTGCAGGTATAGATGGTATCAAGAACCAAATTGACCCCGGCGACTCTTTGGATGTGGATATTTACGACCTCAGCCCTGAAGAGTTAAGCAAGATACCTTCGACTCCCGGTTCTTTGGAATTGGCCCTGGAAGCATTGGAGAAAGACCACGCTTTTATGACCGAGCCAGGGGTGTTTACGGAAGATTTTATCAATACTTGGATTTCTTACAAGTTGGATAATGAAGTCAACCCCATGCGCCTACGTCCCCATCCTTATGAGTTTGGTCTGTACTACGATTGCTAA
- a CDS encoding ferritin-like domain-containing protein: protein MTVAYPHKLRNALGAREILEQVVRDREIHLITINRYRYSEQRSCKDLTDLIELLDGKPAELVRDLSRHISDEARHASWLTDLLIDLGVSVGTPPGVLYINEFEKLLQQIDPAKNRDDFVISSLAAINVTEKRGCEYFSAHIYALKNAPQTEENVKIRETIEKIFPEEAGHVRWGNRWLAQIAAQSPEHREKVEQARRKYVAIEQAAFESGMDIMLGAELRRVSNLVDIANTMPMWERPQYLMEHLPQALLSPELQMTRIDVAQRAWQRDPQAFMEKFVPMFLNGMKGLENNRTKTAASK from the coding sequence ATGACTGTTGCCTATCCCCACAAACTTCGCAATGCTTTGGGTGCGCGAGAAATTCTAGAGCAGGTAGTGCGCGATCGCGAAATTCATCTGATCACCATCAACCGCTACCGCTACAGCGAGCAGCGCAGTTGCAAAGACCTCACCGATTTAATCGAACTACTCGACGGTAAGCCAGCCGAACTCGTGCGCGACCTTTCCCGCCACATCTCCGACGAGGCCCGCCATGCCTCATGGCTCACAGACTTGCTGATAGATTTAGGCGTTAGTGTCGGTACGCCGCCGGGAGTATTGTATATTAACGAGTTTGAAAAGCTACTCCAGCAGATAGACCCCGCCAAAAATCGGGATGATTTTGTAATTTCTTCCCTAGCCGCAATTAATGTTACCGAAAAACGTGGTTGCGAATACTTTTCAGCTCATATCTACGCCCTGAAAAACGCTCCCCAGACGGAAGAAAACGTCAAAATTCGGGAAACCATCGAAAAGATTTTCCCAGAAGAAGCCGGTCACGTCCGTTGGGGAAACCGATGGCTAGCCCAAATTGCGGCCCAAAGCCCAGAACACCGCGAGAAGGTGGAACAAGCAAGGCGCAAGTATGTGGCGATCGAACAAGCTGCTTTTGAGTCGGGAATGGATATTATGCTGGGTGCTGAACTCCGCCGCGTTAGCAACCTCGTAGATATTGCTAATACAATGCCAATGTGGGAACGCCCTCAATACCTGATGGAACATCTACCGCAGGCATTGCTATCACCTGAGTTGCAAATGACCAGAATTGACGTGGCTCAAAGAGCTTGGCAGCGAGATCCGCAGGCATTTATGGAAAAATTTGTGCCCATGTTTCTCAATGGTATGAAGGGTCTTGAGAATAACCGTACTAAAACAGCGGCTAGTAAGTAA
- a CDS encoding cysteine peptidase family C39 domain-containing protein → MEIVVTLVLSSLLFVWGMRFGRVLVRSGVTANDLFKGKDAIALAFLAFYVALLLLALNLPQMPALPIEWRFHGMQVTWTLLRVMLAGVCGIGFTVSWETARSQVAAVILIGLLGLGGFTGAESYFLAPIYPELVDNLQPNGVFRQTSNSSCAPAALATVLKRWGMDATESSVARLARTSRLGTSMPQLIVAARALGMDGIELTPSWEQMQQINRPGVLAVWLFDGGRKLPHAVALLAMNDDVAIIGDPSRGRIFNFNKASFAGIWREQYIPIFRSTDISITDQQAINYLTKLGYNSGVLKTDIEQFQKDKNLKVSGNLEPMTVLMLSGPFLEGVPQLKF, encoded by the coding sequence ATGGAAATAGTTGTCACACTGGTGCTGAGTTCGCTACTGTTTGTTTGGGGAATGCGTTTCGGGCGCGTCTTAGTTCGATCGGGAGTGACAGCTAACGATTTATTTAAGGGCAAAGATGCGATCGCCCTAGCTTTTTTGGCTTTCTATGTCGCTTTGCTGCTGTTGGCTTTAAATCTGCCTCAAATGCCTGCTTTGCCGATTGAGTGGCGTTTTCACGGGATGCAGGTGACTTGGACTTTGCTGCGGGTAATGCTGGCGGGAGTCTGCGGTATTGGCTTTACAGTCAGTTGGGAGACAGCGCGATCGCAAGTAGCCGCAGTAATTTTAATTGGCTTGTTAGGATTGGGGGGATTTACGGGGGCTGAATCCTATTTTCTCGCTCCAATTTATCCTGAATTAGTAGATAATCTGCAACCAAATGGTGTATTTCGACAAACTTCTAACAGCAGTTGTGCCCCGGCGGCTTTGGCGACAGTATTAAAAAGATGGGGAATGGATGCGACGGAATCAAGTGTTGCGCGTTTAGCCAGAACCAGCCGTTTAGGAACTTCGATGCCGCAGTTAATTGTAGCAGCAAGAGCTTTAGGAATGGATGGTATTGAGCTAACTCCCAGTTGGGAGCAAATGCAGCAAATTAATCGCCCTGGAGTGTTAGCGGTTTGGCTGTTTGACGGGGGGAGAAAGCTGCCACACGCAGTGGCTTTGCTGGCAATGAACGACGATGTAGCTATTATTGGCGATCCCTCGCGGGGAAGAATTTTTAATTTTAATAAAGCCTCTTTTGCTGGAATTTGGCGGGAACAATACATTCCCATTTTCCGTTCTACGGATATCTCCATAACTGACCAGCAAGCTATTAATTATTTAACGAAATTAGGATATAATTCTGGTGTTTTGAAAACAGATATCGAGCAGTTTCAAAAAGATAAGAATTTGAAGGTTAGCGGCAACTTAGAGCCGATGACTGTGTTAATGTTGAGCGGCCCTTTTTTGGAAGGCGTGCCGCAATTAAAGTTTTAA
- a CDS encoding CmpA/NrtA family ABC transporter substrate-binding protein yields the protein MTKFSDQFSPLSRRKFIATAGASALGSILLKGCLGNPPEPVADTSAGGGTATSVLAVANEKRVEGIETTKITLGYIPIVEAAALIIAQEKGFFAKYGMTEVTIAKQANWGSARDNVEIGSAGGGIDGGQWQMPMPYLISQGLITKSSVQIPMYVLAQLNTQGNGIAVSLKHEGKGLGLKLDQSAHDYIKDLAKAGTPFKAAYTFPKVNQDFWIRYWLAAGNIDPDTDVSLLTVPPAQTVANMKTGSMDGFSTGDPWPLRIVKEKIGFMSALTSQIWKGHPEEYLAIRSDWVDKHPKATEAILAGLIEAQQWCDKPEHRAELVSIVSSKNFFDVPPEVLIPPYSGKYMMGDNQPEIDDFKMGPLYWHDGIGNVSYPYKSHDLWFLTESVRWGFLPTTTLTDRKTIIDKVNREDIWKKAAKLAGVAEADIPTSTSRGVEKFFDGKEFNPDKPEDYLKSLAIKKV from the coding sequence ATGACTAAGTTTTCCGATCAATTTTCTCCCCTTTCTCGGCGTAAGTTTATCGCCACAGCAGGTGCATCTGCCCTGGGTTCAATACTGCTTAAAGGTTGTTTGGGAAATCCCCCAGAACCCGTTGCAGATACCAGTGCTGGCGGCGGTACTGCCACTTCAGTACTTGCTGTTGCCAACGAGAAAAGAGTCGAAGGCATCGAAACTACAAAAATCACCTTGGGATATATTCCCATCGTTGAAGCCGCAGCATTAATTATTGCCCAAGAAAAAGGTTTTTTTGCCAAATATGGCATGACCGAAGTTACAATTGCCAAGCAAGCTAACTGGGGTTCAGCCAGAGATAACGTAGAAATTGGTTCTGCAGGTGGTGGGATAGACGGCGGCCAGTGGCAAATGCCGATGCCTTATCTAATTAGCCAAGGGTTAATTACTAAGAGTAGCGTCCAAATCCCAATGTATGTTTTAGCCCAGTTAAATACTCAGGGAAATGGTATTGCTGTCTCACTTAAACACGAAGGTAAAGGCTTAGGTCTTAAACTAGATCAATCTGCCCACGACTATATTAAAGACCTTGCTAAAGCGGGCACTCCCTTTAAAGCAGCCTACACCTTTCCCAAGGTTAATCAGGACTTCTGGATTCGTTATTGGTTAGCAGCAGGCAACATTGATCCCGATACAGATGTTAGTTTGCTCACAGTACCGCCAGCCCAAACTGTCGCTAATATGAAAACTGGCAGTATGGATGGTTTCAGTACCGGCGATCCCTGGCCGCTGCGAATTGTGAAAGAAAAGATTGGCTTTATGTCAGCCCTTACTTCTCAAATTTGGAAAGGTCATCCAGAGGAATATTTAGCAATTCGTAGCGACTGGGTAGATAAACATCCGAAGGCTACAGAAGCCATTTTAGCAGGATTAATTGAGGCCCAACAGTGGTGTGATAAACCTGAACATCGAGCCGAATTAGTTAGCATTGTTTCTAGTAAAAACTTCTTTGATGTACCTCCAGAAGTTTTAATCCCACCCTATTCAGGTAAATACATGATGGGTGATAACCAACCAGAAATCGACGACTTTAAAATGGGTCCGTTGTACTGGCATGATGGGATTGGCAACGTTTCTTATCCATACAAAAGTCACGATTTGTGGTTCTTAACCGAAAGCGTGCGTTGGGGTTTTCTGCCTACAACAACTTTGACAGATCGCAAGACAATCATTGACAAAGTCAACCGCGAAGATATTTGGAAAAAAGCCGCTAAATTAGCTGGAGTTGCTGAGGCTGACATTCCTACAAGTACTTCTCGCGGTGTGGAAAAGTTCTTTGATGGGAAAGAATTTAATCCCGACAAACCCGAAGATTATCTCAAGAGTTTGGCAATTAAAAAAGTTTGA
- the ntrB gene encoding nitrate ABC transporter permease, translating into MAVSTNRRGGVNTQGMLGEFWKKNSQSILPPLLGIFGFLFVWQFLSSSGLIKLPGPSSLWTDERTRILLMYPFMNSKTYGVGLFWQTLASLERVAKGYTLAAVVGIGTGVLVGTNPFLNKALDPIFQFLRMVAPLAWVPIALAALQQNEPAALFVIFVTSVWPILINTAEGVRQIPDDYNNVAKVLQLSRKEYYLNILFPSALPYIFTGLRIAIGLAWLAIIAAEIVMSGITGIGFFIWNAYQQNYISEILLAVVYIGAVGLILDRLMAWLQQKIAPPQGK; encoded by the coding sequence ATGGCTGTAAGTACAAATCGGAGAGGCGGAGTAAATACTCAAGGAATGTTGGGTGAGTTTTGGAAGAAAAATTCTCAGAGTATTTTACCTCCACTTTTGGGCATATTTGGGTTTCTATTTGTTTGGCAGTTCCTATCAAGTTCTGGACTGATTAAGCTACCGGGACCTAGCAGTTTGTGGACTGATGAACGGACGCGGATTTTACTGATGTATCCTTTTATGAACTCCAAAACTTATGGAGTTGGCTTGTTTTGGCAAACTTTAGCAAGTTTGGAACGGGTGGCGAAAGGCTACACTCTAGCGGCGGTTGTGGGAATTGGTACGGGGGTTTTGGTAGGTACAAACCCTTTTCTTAATAAAGCTTTAGATCCGATTTTCCAATTTCTGCGGATGGTTGCACCTTTGGCATGGGTTCCGATTGCTTTGGCTGCCTTGCAACAAAATGAACCTGCGGCTTTGTTCGTGATTTTTGTAACTTCGGTTTGGCCGATTTTAATCAACACTGCTGAAGGTGTTCGCCAAATTCCTGATGATTACAATAATGTTGCGAAGGTGTTGCAACTTTCGCGGAAGGAATATTATCTAAATATTTTGTTTCCTTCAGCACTTCCCTACATTTTTACAGGCTTGAGAATTGCGATTGGTTTGGCTTGGTTAGCGATTATTGCAGCAGAAATTGTGATGTCGGGGATTACGGGTATTGGCTTCTTTATTTGGAATGCTTACCAGCAAAACTACATCAGCGAAATTTTGTTAGCTGTAGTTTACATTGGCGCTGTTGGTTTGATTCTGGATCGGTTGATGGCTTGGTTGCAGCAAAAGATTGCTCCTCCTCAAGGGAAGTAG
- a CDS encoding ABC transporter ATP-binding/substrate-binding protein (This model describes the ATP binding subunits of ATP-binding cassette (ABC) transporters for nitrate transport, or for bicarbonate transport, in bacteria and archaea.), whose amino-acid sequence MSTLIAVEQLEKVFNLSDGGKYIALKGIDLEIKKGEFISLIGHSGCGKSTLLNMVAGLDLPTEGLVTIEGQRITQPGPDRMVVFQNYSLLPWRTVRENITLAVDSVMKGLPKAERLDIIQKHIDMVGLTPHAEKQPALLSGGQKQRVAIARALALRPKLLLLDEPFGALDALTRGNLQEKLMEICQEYEISALMVTHDVDEAVLLSDRIVMLTNGPESKIGGILEVDIPRPRKRMEVVSHPSYYALRSEMIYFLNQQKRVKKLRARKVPAIARHGLEKVNLELGFVPLAACAPLAIAKEKGLFAKHGLDEVHLVRETSWRGIVDGIAGGYLDAAQMPSGMAVWLSLGGHQEKPIPTVTALTMSRNGNGITLARRFYDQGIYTLADFKAMLQRTPAQTHRMAIVHPSSMHNLLLRYWLAAGGIDPDRDVLLKNIPPAQMIVDLQGGTIDGFCVGEPWNLRASMEGVGFTVATDLELWPGHPGKILGVREEWANAYPNTHIALIKALLEASQYCADPNHAAEVAEIVAGREYVATDKNYIQLGDPNSAACNLDTPMREYAHHLFYGDGVNRPSRTEQLWHMVQMARWGDTVFPRNWVEILERVVRVGPFSTAARELGLSDITYTRGSLPLFDGSVFNSDDPIGYLNSLEIKRDFTMAEVVLDSGRRSA is encoded by the coding sequence ATGTCAACTTTAATTGCAGTAGAACAACTTGAAAAGGTCTTTAATTTATCAGACGGTGGCAAATACATTGCCCTCAAAGGCATAGATCTGGAAATTAAAAAAGGCGAGTTTATATCCTTAATCGGACACTCTGGCTGTGGCAAATCTACTCTGCTAAATATGGTGGCTGGTTTGGATTTACCGACAGAAGGATTAGTAACAATTGAAGGACAAAGAATCACCCAACCAGGGCCCGATCGCATGGTAGTCTTTCAAAACTATTCCCTACTACCTTGGCGCACAGTCAGAGAAAATATTACTCTCGCTGTAGATTCGGTGATGAAAGGCTTACCCAAAGCGGAACGCCTCGATATCATTCAAAAACACATTGATATGGTGGGTTTAACTCCCCACGCCGAGAAACAGCCTGCATTGCTATCAGGAGGACAAAAACAACGGGTGGCGATCGCGCGTGCTCTGGCCTTACGCCCTAAACTATTGCTATTAGATGAACCCTTCGGTGCTTTAGACGCTTTAACTCGCGGCAATTTGCAAGAGAAATTAATGGAAATTTGCCAAGAGTACGAAATTAGTGCGCTGATGGTGACACACGATGTAGATGAGGCCGTGTTACTTAGCGATCGCATCGTCATGTTGACTAACGGCCCAGAATCGAAAATAGGCGGCATTCTCGAAGTAGACATCCCCCGCCCCCGCAAACGCATGGAAGTAGTCTCGCACCCCAGTTACTACGCCCTACGTAGCGAAATGATTTACTTCCTTAACCAACAAAAACGGGTGAAAAAATTAAGGGCGAGAAAAGTACCCGCGATCGCCCGTCACGGCCTCGAAAAAGTCAACCTCGAACTCGGATTCGTCCCCCTCGCCGCCTGTGCTCCCCTCGCGATCGCCAAAGAAAAAGGCCTATTTGCCAAACACGGCCTCGATGAAGTCCACCTCGTCCGCGAAACCAGTTGGCGCGGCATCGTAGATGGCATCGCCGGCGGTTACTTAGATGCCGCGCAAATGCCCTCTGGCATGGCTGTCTGGTTAAGCTTAGGAGGCCATCAAGAGAAGCCGATACCAACCGTTACAGCCCTCACCATGAGCCGCAACGGTAACGGAATTACCCTTGCCAGGCGGTTTTACGACCAAGGGATTTATACTCTGGCAGACTTTAAAGCCATGCTGCAAAGAACACCAGCGCAAACTCACAGGATGGCGATCGTTCACCCCTCCTCTATGCACAACCTGTTACTGCGTTACTGGTTAGCTGCTGGTGGCATTGACCCCGATCGCGATGTGTTGCTGAAAAATATCCCCCCAGCACAAATGATCGTTGACTTACAAGGCGGCACTATTGACGGTTTCTGCGTCGGCGAACCTTGGAACTTGCGGGCCTCAATGGAAGGCGTAGGCTTTACAGTGGCGACGGATTTGGAACTGTGGCCGGGACATCCTGGGAAAATTCTAGGAGTACGGGAAGAATGGGCGAATGCTTACCCCAATACTCACATTGCCTTAATTAAGGCATTGTTAGAAGCTTCTCAGTATTGCGCCGATCCTAATCACGCGGCTGAAGTAGCCGAAATTGTAGCGGGGCGCGAGTATGTCGCCACTGACAAAAATTACATTCAACTCGGCGATCCTAATTCTGCTGCTTGTAATTTGGATACTCCCATGCGGGAATACGCCCACCATTTATTTTATGGGGACGGAGTGAACCGTCCGAGTCGAACTGAACAGTTATGGCACATGGTACAAATGGCACGCTGGGGCGATACGGTGTTTCCGCGCAACTGGGTGGAAATTCTGGAACGGGTGGTGCGAGTTGGCCCCTTTAGTACGGCGGCGCGAGAGTTGGGGCTGTCAGATATTACTTATACTCGCGGTTCTCTTCCCTTGTTTGATGGGTCAGTGTTTAATTCTGACGATCCGATTGGATATCTTAATAGCCTGGAAATTAAACGCGATTTCACAATGGCTGAAGTTGTACTTGATTCGGGTCGTCGTTCGGCTTAG
- a CDS encoding nitrate ABC transporter ATP-binding protein (This model describes the ATP binding subunits of ATP-binding cassette (ABC) transporters for nitrate transport, or for bicarbonate transport, in bacteria and archaea.) has protein sequence MTNTALNEKNSKTSLNQGSVRRQPFLVMDNVYKSYPNGYKALENVNLNIAEGEFITIIGHSGCGKSTLLNMVSGFSQPSQGTVTINGQKITKPGPDRMVVFQGYALLPWRTVFENVYLAVNAVFPNKSKVEKNAIVKEHLAMVGLTEAAEKRPPQISGGMKQRVSIARALAIRPQVLILDEPFGALDAITKEELQEELLKIWNDHRCTVLMITHDIDEALFLADRLVMMTNGPSATVGEVLQIPFPRPRDRVQIMEDPEYSLMAQTIDSLPFFP, from the coding sequence ATGACTAATACTGCCCTCAACGAGAAAAACTCGAAAACTAGCCTTAATCAAGGAAGCGTTCGCCGCCAGCCTTTTTTGGTGATGGACAATGTTTATAAGTCCTATCCAAATGGTTATAAGGCTTTAGAAAATGTCAACTTGAACATAGCCGAAGGAGAGTTTATTACAATTATCGGACACTCCGGTTGTGGTAAATCAACGCTATTAAATATGGTGTCGGGTTTTAGCCAACCTAGTCAAGGAACCGTAACGATTAATGGGCAGAAAATTACCAAGCCTGGCCCGGATCGGATGGTTGTCTTTCAAGGTTACGCTTTGCTACCTTGGCGGACGGTGTTTGAGAATGTTTATTTGGCAGTTAATGCGGTATTTCCCAATAAGTCAAAAGTCGAGAAAAATGCGATTGTTAAAGAGCATTTAGCTATGGTAGGCTTGACTGAAGCTGCGGAGAAAAGGCCGCCGCAAATTTCCGGGGGGATGAAGCAGCGGGTATCGATCGCGCGGGCTTTGGCAATTCGCCCCCAGGTGCTAATTTTGGATGAACCTTTTGGGGCTTTGGATGCAATTACTAAGGAAGAATTGCAGGAAGAATTGCTGAAAATTTGGAACGATCATCGCTGTACGGTGTTGATGATTACTCACGATATTGATGAAGCTTTGTTTTTGGCCGATCGCTTGGTGATGATGACTAATGGGCCGTCGGCGACAGTTGGTGAAGTTTTGCAAATTCCTTTTCCGCGTCCTCGCGATCGCGTGCAAATCATGGAAGATCCAGAATACTCACTCATGGCCCAAACTATTGACTCTCTTCCCTTCTTTCCCTAG
- a CDS encoding YbjN domain-containing protein — MTTTDPNVQTVSTESLSSSDIITNELISDATTISYVEEIETVIASMAIDQKVMVGKNETGGHRWEFKYGSVEVFVQLTGETEDDSLTVWAAVLPLPAKNEPLLMRKLLEMNWLSTYESHFAIVDSQIVVVSTRTLAELSPGEISRAITVVATIADDYDDALQAEFS; from the coding sequence ATGACTACCACCGATCCTAACGTACAAACAGTTTCTACTGAAAGCCTTTCCAGTTCCGATATTATCACCAATGAATTAATTTCTGATGCAACGACTATCAGCTATGTAGAAGAGATTGAAACTGTCATTGCCAGTATGGCCATCGATCAAAAAGTAATGGTCGGCAAAAATGAAACAGGAGGGCATCGTTGGGAATTTAAGTACGGCAGCGTTGAGGTATTTGTACAACTTACAGGGGAAACTGAAGATGACTCCTTGACTGTTTGGGCTGCTGTACTGCCGTTACCTGCTAAGAATGAACCACTGTTAATGCGGAAGTTGCTAGAAATGAACTGGCTGTCAACTTATGAATCTCATTTTGCAATTGTTGATAGCCAAATTGTAGTAGTATCAACTCGCACTTTAGCGGAGTTATCGCCAGGGGAAATTTCCCGCGCCATTACCGTTGTTGCAACAATTGCTGATGATTATGACGACGCTTTGCAAGCTGAATTTAGTTAA
- a CDS encoding lipoate--protein ligase family protein, with translation MWRIIPLMSASGTVQMAIDEWLLEQHRLGKHPPTLRFYTWEPAAISLGYHQRRWPEFWQEITWQGMPLELVKRPSGGRAVLHQGDLTYAVIASELGKNRTEAYQIICQFLIEGWRSLGLDLHYGSAGRGYIHNPNCFGTATGADLVSAEGFKFIGSAQLRRGDAILQHGSMRLQPDNSLFTQVFGEEMKAVQLRLSQRGDSLIEIVVEALTLAATRCFDIELVVQPLSEEEWEAILLMANG, from the coding sequence ATGTGGCGTATAATTCCCTTGATGTCCGCATCTGGAACCGTTCAAATGGCAATTGATGAATGGTTGCTAGAACAACACCGTTTGGGAAAACATCCGCCAACTTTGCGGTTTTATACTTGGGAACCAGCGGCGATTTCTTTGGGTTATCACCAGCGGCGCTGGCCTGAATTTTGGCAGGAAATAACTTGGCAAGGAATGCCTTTAGAATTAGTTAAACGTCCTAGTGGTGGACGTGCTGTCTTGCATCAAGGGGATTTAACTTATGCTGTAATTGCGTCAGAATTGGGTAAAAATCGCACAGAAGCTTATCAAATTATCTGCCAATTTTTGATTGAAGGTTGGCGATCGCTTGGTTTAGATTTACATTATGGTTCGGCGGGACGAGGTTATATTCATAACCCTAATTGTTTTGGTACTGCAACAGGTGCGGATTTAGTTTCGGCTGAGGGTTTTAAATTTATTGGTAGCGCTCAATTACGGCGGGGTGATGCTATTTTACAGCATGGTTCTATGCGTTTGCAACCAGATAATAGCTTATTTACTCAGGTATTTGGTGAGGAAATGAAGGCTGTGCAATTACGTTTATCTCAGCGGGGAGATAGTTTGATTGAAATTGTAGTTGAGGCTTTGACTTTAGCAGCTACACGCTGTTTCGATATTGAGTTAGTGGTGCAGCCTTTATCAGAGGAAGAGTGGGAGGCTATTTTGCTAATGGCTAATGGCTAA